In Cellulomonas sp. Y8, the genomic stretch GCGGGTCGCCCGGCACGAGGCGGCGCATGCGGTGGTCGCTCATGCGATGGGAGCGACGCTCCTGATGGTGCGCGCGGTGCCGAACGACGAGAGCGCCGGCCGGTGCAGCTGGTCGGCCAAGAGTGAGAAGTGCGCTTCCGACGAGGCGTGGCGCGAGCTGTGCTCCGCGGTGGCCGGCGCGGTCGAGGTCACCGAGGGCGCTCACGCCTGGCCGGGTTCGCGAGACGACTGGGGCCAGGCAGCGGCGGCAGCCATGTTCATCGCGTCGAGCGGTGGACGGCCCGTCGGCTTCGCGGGACCGCTGAGCGTCGATCGCCTGCTCGAGGCGGCGCGCGGGCACGCGGCCGCACTGCTCGCAGCGAACGCTCCCGCGCTGGACGAGCTCACCGCGGCGCTGGTGGCGCGCGGGACGTTGGACGGCGAGGACGCGGTCGCGATCCTGACGGGCGTGAAGCCGGCCGCGACGGGGCGGTGAGGGGCGTGCTGGCCAGCTGCGACGTCAGCGCGTCCGCGGTGGTGTCGGCGGTCCGGCGGCACTTCGGCGCCGAGCGTGACGGCCTCGGTCCGGAGTGGGCCGCGCTCGAGGAGTTCACCGGCGGCCCCGGAGGGTGGGGCAGGTCCCGCCGGGCCGACCTGTTCCTGGTGGGGGCGTGGTCCGGCGCCCCCCGCGGCCACGAGCGGGTGCTCGTGGAGGTGAAGGTCTCGCGCGCGGACCTGACGCACGAGCTCGCCTCCCCGGACAAGCTCGCGGCCTTCGCCCGGTACGCGCACCGGGTCTACTTCGCGACGCCGGCAGGGCTGGTGCGTGACGAGGACCTGGGCGCGGGGGTGGGGCTCATCGAGGTCACCGCCGGCCGTGCACAGGTGCGAGTGAAAGCGGCGAGGCGGTCCGACGTCGAGCCACCTCCGGAGGAGTTCATGGTCGAGGCCTTCCGGCGCGCGAGTCGAGCCGAGGCGCGCATCCGTCAGGCGGACAACGCCGACGCGCCCGCGCGGGTCGCACAGCTCGAGCGAGAGCTGGCGGTGGCGCGGCGCGCGGTCGAGACCTCGCGGGCCGCCGCGGACCGAGACCGTCAACGGCTCAGTCGGTGGATCGAGGCCGTGGCCTACGCCGGCGGCGTGGCCTGCGTGTGCGGGGCTGCTATGCGACCTCCACTCGACTTCCGCAGGCACAACCTCCGGCACGCCGACGGTTCGCCGTGCCCCCAGGCGACCTACGGCGACGCCGCGGAGCCGGACATGGTCGCGCTCGCGCGGCGGTTCGCCGCCCTCGGCACCACACAGAACGCCGAGGCCGCCACATGACGCTGCCCGCGCCCGCGTACGACCCGGCCGAGCTGTTCGCCGACGCAGCGGCCCTCGCTGAGCGGGTCCCGGCCTGGGGGTGGGGCCTCCTGGTGCTGGTCGTCCTCGCTCGGGGCCGCCGCGCGCGTTGGCGGCGCCGGGACCCGCAACGATGGTTCGACGCCTACCAGCGGGCCGCCGGTCGCGCGCGGGCCGGCGGGCGCTGCGAGTACACCGCCGCGTGGTCCTGGCAGCGCTGCCCGGCTGCGGCGGAGCAGGCCGACCACTTCCGACCGTGGGCACGCGGAGGAGCGACCGAACCGGAGAACCTGGTCGCCGCGTGCGTGCGGCACAACCAGCCCAAGGGCGGCCGGATGCCCGCGCTGCTGACCACCGCGGTGATCGCCTGGCGCCGCCGTCGCTACTTCCCGGTCGGCGTCCCTCGCCGACCCGGCGCCTGGTACCGAGGGCGATGAAGTCGAGGGCCGCTCCGAGTGCACACCCCCAGCCACGCCCCGGCACGGATGAGTGCCGTCTGGTGCCTCCGCGCGTCGGGGTCCGCGGCGTGAGCGCTCAGGTGTGGGCATCCTCGTCGCGCTCGAGCGACTGCCGACAGACAACTTTCAAGTCGGCGATGGCGTCACGCAAGGGCTGGACGACGGACTCGGGCGGATCTTCGCCCGGGACGCCACCATCGGTGTTGCCCCAGAAGTGGTAGCCGTTCCACGCGCTCACGTACGCGTCCCGGCCGCCTCGACGTCGCCGTCCGCCAAAAGCCGCATGCGGACGTGATCTCGTCCATCGGAGCCAGAGACAGCGGAGCGCCCGCCGGCCGAGGCGACAGGTTGAACTGATGCTCGCCGTTGAACGCCCATACGGCGTGGAGTTTCCGATCCTGATCGATGGCGTGTCCCAGCGCGTCGGCGTACGCACTCAGGCTGTCCTGGCGGACTCGTTCCGCTCGCTCTCGACGGTAGTTCTGAGCCGCGAGGCGCTCAGCGTGCCTGCGTTCTAGGACAACAGTGACGACAGTCGCAGCGGGGCCAGCGAGTGCTACCAGGACGGTGGCCGCCAACTCCGGACTCATCAGCCAACGTGCCATACGCACGCACACCACGGAGGTCCTGCACGCGAGCGGGGTCTGCGCTATGACTCCGTCGGAAATCGACCGTTTCCGGACGATTCGAGATCGCCCACCAGGTTCCGTTCGGAGCTCATGCACCACCCGAGCGTCGCCCCGGTCGGGCCAGCATCCGGACACGAGTCCCCGACCTGCGGGCTCGCCTCTGGTGAACCCGCAGGTCAGCGCCGGCCGATGCCCGAGAGCAGCACCGGCCGGCGCCAGCGGTCACCGCTACTCGGTGAGCTCGTCGACCTGGGCGGTGCTGAGCTCGGAGAACGGCGTCACATCGGGCGCCACCGCGGCGAAGGTGTCGCCTCCCGTCGAGCGGAAGGTGCCTGCGGAGCCTCCGAGGATCGCGTAGGCGCCGTCGAAGCTGTCGGTGGCGAACAACAGGTAGCGCTCGCCCTTGGCGAGCATGAACCCGCCTTCCAGCACATAGTCGACGCCGTCGATCTTGCCGCCGGTCTGGACGATGAGGATCTCCTGGCCCGGAGTGACGGTGCCCTGGTGCACGACGTCGGCTCGGAAGGTGACAGCCGTAGCAGGCACCCCGTCGGCCTCCTCGAGCGCCGCCTTCTTCTCGGCCTCGGAAAGCCCGAGAAGCGGGTTCTCCTCCGGGGTGTCGCCCTCGAAGCGCGGCGTCAGGACGGTCGGCTCGGTCGCCAGGACCTCGCCCTCGACGATCAGCGTCGCCTCCTCGACGAGAGTCGCCTGGTCGTAGACCGGGTAGTCGGCCTGCAGCTGGACCGTCGAGCCGGCCGTCGGTTCACCAGGGGACGTGGCACACGCACTCAGCATGAGCGCTACGGCACCGGCCAGCACTGTGAACTTCCGAATCTTCGTGTTCATCGCTCCACTCCCCTCAGTAGTAGCCGTTGGACTCGTTGACCTCGGCCGTGGTCGGGCTGATCACAGAGTTGCGGTTCCGGCTACCGCTCATCAGCCGGGTAGGCAGGTTGGTGTGGTCCCCGAGGCGCAGCGCGTGTCCGAACTCGTGAGCGGTCGTGCTCCTGACCACGTTGGCGAAGGCGTAGCCGTTCGCGTTGATGTGGCTGTTGAGGTTCGCGCTGTCCAGACGGATTCGGTACTGCGAGCCGGTGATGAGCGGCGAGTACAGGCCGAGCCAGGTGTCACCGTAGGAGCCCACCTCCAGCCAGCTCGTGCATCCGCTGAACACCGAGATGTTGCCCGGGAAACTGGCGTGGTTGTTCCACGCGTTGCGCCCGGCGTTGATCGCGCTTAGCCACGTGGGGTTGACGCTCGGGTTCTGTACGCAGAACGTCCGACTACTCATACCGCCGCTGTAGTACACCGCGCCAGCGGGCGTCACCGTTGTCACGGCCAGCGCGACGGCGGTCGCGAGCACGACGCCTACGCGCCGCCCGAGCCGCGGACGTCGGGATGCTGTCGCAGTGCGCGCCCCGCGCGCACCCTCTTCGCCTTCGATCATCTTGAGCCCCCTCGTAGATGAGCGGCCCGCGTCGTCGCGGGCCAACGCCGACGCTAGCGGGACCGGCACCTCGCTGTAGGCGAAACGGGCGAAGCAATCCGTCGTCGTAGCGGCAGACCCCCTCCGCCGGTCGCCGTGCAGGACAACGCGCCTTGGATTGTCGGACCACAGCAACGGCGAGCGCGTGTCCGTAGTCGACCGTTTCCGTGTGACTTTCTCCGGTGAGTGGCGGCGGTCTTCAGCCGCTCAGGGGCACGGTTAGTTGACTCCGATGACGAGGGTGCTGGCGGCGGCTTCGACGACGTCGTTGGTGATGGTCTGCAGCTCGTTGATCTTCAGGACGCGTTCGATCTGGGGGAAGAGTCGCTCCAGGAGGCGGAAGTTGCCGCGGGTGATGCGGCTGATCGCGGCGATGGTCTGGGCGTCGGTGAAGTCGTCGGGGTTGAGGGTCTTGCCCAGGGAGCGCCAGTGGCGTTGGAGGACGAAGAGCATCTCGTCGGTGCTCAGGGGCCGGTACTGGTGGGCGAAGCCGACGCGGCTGTAGAACTGGGGGTAGTGGCTGAACTGCTTCTCCAGCCCGGGCATGCCGATGAGGATCAGGGCGATCTGGTCGCGGTCGTAGCGGTCCCGTAGGAGCTCGAGCGCGGTGGGGCTCAGGCGTTCGGACTCGTCGACGATGACGAGCTGGACGTAGTTGGTGGTGCGCCGGGTGCCCCACCGGTCCAAGGGGATGCGGTCGGGGGCTTCGACGTGCTGCTGGATGCAGATGCTGGTGCGCGTGATGATCCGGTCCAGGTCCTCGCGCAGCAGCCGCGGGGTGGTCAGGACCCCGGGGGTGTACAGGGCGGTGCGGTTCTTGGCCAGCGCGGCGTAGATCTTGGCGTCGTCATCGCAGCGCGGGCCCCAGTCGGTGAGCAGCTCGTGGGCTTGGTCCCAGTGGGCGTAGCGGCGTGCGGAGACGGTCTTGCCGACCCCGGCCGGCCCGAAGCACAGCCCGATGGTGCGCCCGCGCCGGACGGAGTCGGCGAACTCGGTGAAGCGGCGGTGCTCCTTGGTGACGATGAAGCGTTCGCTCACCTGAGGTCCTCCTTGTAGACCTTGAGCCGCGCCACGGTCGGCACGCGCGGCGGCACGGGCCTGGCAGGGGCGTCGGGGGTGTGGGCGGCGACGACGGCGATCCGCTCGTTGATGCCTCGGCGCAGGGCGCGGCGACGGGCGTTGCGGGCGGCCTGGACGTCCTTGAGGCTGATCTGCTTGGCGTGGTGTTCCTGAGCGACGGCGGTGCACAGGAACTGGTCGTGGTCGAAGACGCGGATCTCGGTGATGTCTCTGGGGTCGTAGCGGATGACCACGGGGCGGCCGACGAAGCCGGCGAGGGTCGGTGAGACGTAGCGCATGCCTTGGAAGTGGATGCCGTCGCGGCGCACCGTCCTGGATCGGGCCACGGTCAGCAGCAGCCCGTCCAGCGCCTGGAGGCTGTCGGGAAGGCGTGGCAGCCAGCCGTCGGCGATCCACGCCGACCGCGGCGAGACGCCGAGCTCGCCGTGGGCGCGGTCGCTGTAGTCCAGGACGAACGCCCCGACGGCGGCGTCGAGGTCAGCCAAGGACAGGGCTGGCGCGGGCCAGCGCTCCGCGCCGCTGTGGAGGTGTCCGGGCAGGGTGGTGAGCAGCTCGGTGTTGACCGTGCCGAAGAAGCGCTCGACCTTGCCTCGCCCTTGGGGTCGCGCGACGGCGGAGTGGATCAGGCGGATGTGCAGGTCGACGGCGGTGCGGGCCAGGTGGTCGCTGGTGAAGTCCGACCCGTGGTCGACGTACAACAGGTCGGGGATGCCGCACATCGGCCACCGGGGGTCGGCCTTGGGCCAGATCGCCTGCCGTAGCGCCAGGGCGGTGTGCATCGTTGACGGCGCACCGAAGAAGACCGTGTAGCCGCAGATCGCGCGGGAGCAGTCGTCCATCACGACGGTCAGCCACGGCCGGGCCGGCTTGCCGTCCGTGCCGACGAGCACGATGTCCAGCAAGGTGTGGTCGGCCTGCCACATCGCGTTGGGGCGGTCGGCCGTCCGCCGCAACGCGAGCTCGTACTTGTCCCGGTAGGAGCCTGCTCCCTCGAGGGCGAGGGTGACCATGCCGGGGTCCAGGGCGGTGATGATCGACCGGACGACGCCGTAGGACGGGACCGGCCACGCGGTGCCGGCGCAGACCTTCACCACCGTCCGGTGGATCGCGGCGATCGGTGGGCGGGGCCGGGTCAGCCCGAGCCCTTCGATTAGCGCGATGAGGTCCGCCGGCAGGTGATGCCCGCCCGCGTCCGCCCGCGGCACTCGGCCCAGGGCCGACAGGCCGCCGGCGCGGTAGCGGGCATGCCAGCGTTCCAGCGTGCGCACTCCCAGGCCGTGGTGACGGGCCAGCGCGGCGAGCGGGACCTGGTCCTCGACATGCAGCCGCAGGATCCGCCACCGCCCGTCCGCGTCCACGGCCGGCCTACACGGCGCTCGTGGCTCGTCGTGACGGGGCCGCCGCGGCGGGCGCGCGGTTCAGGGCCCGGTAGATGGTGGTGCGGGAGACGCCGAGCACCTGCCCGATCTGGGCGACGGTCATGTCCTTCTGCTCATACATCCGTCGGGCCGCCCGGACCTGGTCCGCGGACAACGCCGACGGCCGCCCACCGCTGCGGCCCCGAGCACGAGCGGCCGCCAGGCCGGCGTTGGTGCGCTCTCGGATCAGGTCGCGCTCGAACTCGGCCAGTGCCGCGAAGACGTGAAACACCAACCGTCCGCCTGGGGAGGTGGTGTCGATGGTCTCCTGCAACGACCGGAACCCCACGCCGCGGTCGGCCAGGACCTGCAGCTGGTCGATCAGGTGGCGGATCGACCGGCCGAGCCGGTCCAGCCGCCACACCACCAGGGTGTCCCCCGGGCGCAGCTGGTCCAGCAGCTTGTCCAGCTCCGGCCGGTGCTGCAGCGACCCGGAGCCGGTGTCGACGAACACCCGGTAGCACCCGGCCTTGGTCAGCGCATCGACCTGCAGCGACGCGTCCTGATCGGTTGTCGACACGCGCGCGTACCCCAGGAGATGCCCCACGCGTCGACCGTAGCGAAACCCGTCCGACACGGGAAGTATCGCGCCGTAGTTTTCGGCACGCAGTTCCGCTACATCAGGCGCCTCGTCGACGACGCGCGCCGCCCGGCCCTCCGGCGCGTGTAGCGGAATCGTTCGTTTGCGGCACAGGCTGCCGGTTCAGTCAGTGCTGTATAGTTCAGCACATGCTGAGCATTGCTACTCGCCTGGACGTGATGAACCGGTTGGGCCGGGCAATGGCCGACCCAACACGGTCACGGCTCCTGATGGCGTTGTTGGAGCGGCCCGCCTATCCGGCAGAGCTGGCACGCGACCTCGGGCTGACGCGCTCGAACGTGTCGAACCATCTGGCTTGCCTGCGCGACTGCGGCATCGTGGTCGCCGAGCCCGAGGGCCGCCAGACACGTTACGAGATCGCCGACCCGCACCTGGCACGGGCGCTCAACGCACTGGTCGAGGTCACCCTCGCCGTGAATGAGAACGCTCCCTGCATCGATCCTGCCTGCCCTGTTCCCGGGTGCGCCAACGCGGAGCCTGACGCGTGATCGTTTCCTCGGTCCTGCAGGCGATCGGCCTGTTCGTTGCCACCAACATCGACGACATCATCGTGCTCTCGCTGTTCTTCGCCCGGGGCGCAGGGCAACGCGGGACGACGGCCCGGATCACCGCAGGCCAGTACCTCGGGTTCGCCGGCATCCTGGGCACCGCCGTGCTCGTGTCACTGGGCGCGGGAGCATTCCTTCCTGAAGAAGCCATCCCCTACTTCGGGCTCATCCCCCTGGCCCTAGGCCTGTGGGCCGCATGGCGGGCCTGGCGCGGGAGCGACGACGATGACGATGACGCCAAGGTTGAGGGCAAGAACGTCGGCGTCTTGACCGTCGCCGCGGTCACCTTCGCCAACGGAGGAGACAACATCGGCGTCTACGTCCCGGTCTTCCTCAACGTGGGACCTGTAGCCGTGGTCGCCTACTGTGTCGTCTTCCTCCTGCTCGTCGCGATCCTCGTCATGCTGGCCAAGTTCATCGCCACGCGCCGACCGATCGCCGAAGTCCTCGAACGCTGGGAACACGTGCTGTTCCCGATCGTTCTGATCGGCCTGGGCATCGTCATCCTCGTCAGCGGCGGAGCCTTCGGCCTCTGACGCCCTGCCCCGGCCCATGACGCATCTCGGTTGAGAGACTGCACGCACGGAGCGAAGAGCTCCGAGGAGAGGCATGGTGGATAGCCGCGCCGGCGTTGCCATCGCGTGGCCGCGCTGGCAGATCTCGCGGTAGACCCGCGATCACCCCCTGGTTGTCGGCGCCAGCTGACCCGACCGCCACAGAACACCGACAAGGCCCCGCCACCTGAACGCCAAGACCACACGGTCTCCGCACGAACTGCGGGCTCCCCGCCTGTTCCACTTCCAAGGAAGTGGGACACGGGCCGCGCGGAACCGGTCAGCCGCTGCCGTTCACGCGCAGCAGCTCGTTGGCATGTCGCTGCGGAAGAGGCCGGCGCAGATGCGCAACGCCTCGCTCATGGTCAGGTAGGGCGCCCAGGTGTCGGCGAGGTCGTCGACGGTGAGCCCGAACTTGATCGCGTAGGTCGCGGCGAGCATCACGTCGCCGGCGCCGTCGAGGGCGGCGTGGACCCCGAGGATCTTGCGGGTGTGGGCGTCGACGACGACCTTGAGCGTGCCGCGGGTGTCGCGGTTGGCGAGCGATCGGGGGATGTCCTGGGCATCCAAGACCCGGGAGTCGCACTCGTGCCCGGCGGCCAGTGCCTGCTGCTCGGTCAGGCCCGCGGAGGCGAGCTGGGGGGTCGTGAACGTCACCGACGGCAGGCCGCGGTAGTCGACGGTGGTGGGCCGGCCAAGGGCTCCGGCAGCTGCAGCGTGACCGGTCTGTGCAGCGACGTAGACGTACTGCGGGGCGCCGGAGACGTCACCGGCGGCGAAGATCCGCGGGTTGCTCGTGCGCTGGTGCGCATCCACCGTGATGAACCGTCGGTCGTCGGTGTGCACCCCGGCGTCGTCCAGCCCGAGGTCGTCGGTGTTCGCGTGCCTCCCGGTGGCCACCAGCAGACGCTGACCGGTCAGCTGCGCGCCGCGCTCGGTCCGGACCAGCACGGCGCCGTCGGCGGTGCGCTCGAGCGCCACCGCGCGTTCCTCCACGACGGTGATGCCGTCGTCGGCGAACACGGTCCGCAGCACGTCCGCGACCTCTGGCTCGGCGTGAGGCGCGAGCCGGCCGACGAGCGTGACCGCGACACCGAGCTGGGACCAGAGCTGGGCCTGCTCGAGCCCGACGTACCCACCGCCGAGCACCACCATCGAGGAGGGGATGTCCTGCAGCTCCATCGCGGTGGTGCTCGTCAGCGGGTCGATCGTGTCCATGCCTGGCAGGGCCGGGATGTGAGCGGCCGAGCCTGTCGCGACGATGTATGCCGCGCCGGCGACTCGCTCACCGTCGACCTCGAGCGTCTGCTCGTCGACGAATCGCGCGTGGCCGTACATGACCGGGAAGCCGTGCGCCTCGGCCACGTCGGTGTACTTCGCCTGACGGAGCCGGTCGATCAGCTCCTGCTTCTGCGCCATCAGAGCCGCCAGGTCGACGCCCCCCGCGCCGGTCGGGAGGCCGGGGAACGGGTTGACGAGCGCCCGGTGACGGCGCCCCGCGGCCGCGAGCAGGTTCTTGCTCGGGATGCACCCCACGTTCAAGCACGTTCCACCCAGCACCCCGTGCTCGACCAGCAAGACCGACTTCCCGCGCGACCGGGCCTCAATCCCCGCGGCCATCGCCGCCCCTCCGCTACCGATGACGACCAGGTCCCACGTCTCTTCCATGCCCATCGACGGACCGTAAACGTTCCACCGCACGGCAAGGTCAAGACGTAGCCTTGAGACCATGAGGATCGGGGAGCTGGCCGAGCAGGCGGGTATGACGACGAAGACCTTGAGGTTCTACGAGCAGGCGCAGGTGCTGCCGCAGCCGGCCCGGACCGCGTCGGGCTACCGCGACTACGACGAGACATCGCTCGCGCGGCTCCGCTTCGTCCGAGCCGCCCAGGGTGCCGGCTTGAGCCTCGCCGAGATCCGCACCATCATCACGGTCCGCGAAGACCAAGGGCCGCCCTGCGGACACGTCACCGCGCTGCTCGACCGACACGCCGCTGCCCTGGACGAGCGCATCGCAGAGCTCGAGGCGACGCGCGAGGAGGTCCGCCGGCTCCGGGACCGCGCAGCCACCCTGAACCCCGCGGCCTGCTCCGAGGACGGCGTCTGCCACGTCATCCCCACCCACTGACAGGCGGCCGCGGGCTTAGAGTCGGTGCTGGCGCGGAGGGCGCCACCGGGCCCGCGGACAGGACTGAGTCCACCTCCACAGCACCACGACGAACCACTCCCGTCGACGATCTCCTCTGCCTGGCAGCGCGGGCCGCCAGCTCCTAAGGAGACGTCATGCCCCTTCTGCCAGCGCGCGCCGACCTCGAGCAGCTCCGGCGCCAGGCCAAGGACCTTCTACGGACGGCCGAACGCGGT encodes the following:
- a CDS encoding HNH endonuclease, with amino-acid sequence MTLPAPAYDPAELFADAAALAERVPAWGWGLLVLVVLARGRRARWRRRDPQRWFDAYQRAAGRARAGGRCEYTAAWSWQRCPAAAEQADHFRPWARGGATEPENLVAACVRHNQPKGGRMPALLTTAVIAWRRRRYFPVGVPRRPGAWYRGR
- a CDS encoding AAA family ATPase, whose amino-acid sequence is MSERFIVTKEHRRFTEFADSVRRGRTIGLCFGPAGVGKTVSARRYAHWDQAHELLTDWGPRCDDDAKIYAALAKNRTALYTPGVLTTPRLLREDLDRIITRTSICIQQHVEAPDRIPLDRWGTRRTTNYVQLVIVDESERLSPTALELLRDRYDRDQIALILIGMPGLEKQFSHYPQFYSRVGFAHQYRPLSTDEMLFVLQRHWRSLGKTLNPDDFTDAQTIAAISRITRGNFRLLERLFPQIERVLKINELQTITNDVVEAAASTLVIGVN
- a CDS encoding Mu transposase C-terminal domain-containing protein, with amino-acid sequence MDADGRWRILRLHVEDQVPLAALARHHGLGVRTLERWHARYRAGGLSALGRVPRADAGGHHLPADLIALIEGLGLTRPRPPIAAIHRTVVKVCAGTAWPVPSYGVVRSIITALDPGMVTLALEGAGSYRDKYELALRRTADRPNAMWQADHTLLDIVLVGTDGKPARPWLTVVMDDCSRAICGYTVFFGAPSTMHTALALRQAIWPKADPRWPMCGIPDLLYVDHGSDFTSDHLARTAVDLHIRLIHSAVARPQGRGKVERFFGTVNTELLTTLPGHLHSGAERWPAPALSLADLDAAVGAFVLDYSDRAHGELGVSPRSAWIADGWLPRLPDSLQALDGLLLTVARSRTVRRDGIHFQGMRYVSPTLAGFVGRPVVIRYDPRDITEIRVFDHDQFLCTAVAQEHHAKQISLKDVQAARNARRRALRRGINERIAVVAAHTPDAPARPVPPRVPTVARLKVYKEDLR
- a CDS encoding recombinase family protein; amino-acid sequence: MGHLLGYARVSTTDQDASLQVDALTKAGCYRVFVDTGSGSLQHRPELDKLLDQLRPGDTLVVWRLDRLGRSIRHLIDQLQVLADRGVGFRSLQETIDTTSPGGRLVFHVFAALAEFERDLIRERTNAGLAAARARGRSGGRPSALSADQVRAARRMYEQKDMTVAQIGQVLGVSRTTIYRALNRAPAAAAPSRRATSAV
- a CDS encoding helix-turn-helix transcriptional regulator — encoded protein: MLSIATRLDVMNRLGRAMADPTRSRLLMALLERPAYPAELARDLGLTRSNVSNHLACLRDCGIVVAEPEGRQTRYEIADPHLARALNALVEVTLAVNENAPCIDPACPVPGCANAEPDA
- a CDS encoding cadmium resistance transporter; protein product: MIVSSVLQAIGLFVATNIDDIIVLSLFFARGAGQRGTTARITAGQYLGFAGILGTAVLVSLGAGAFLPEEAIPYFGLIPLALGLWAAWRAWRGSDDDDDDAKVEGKNVGVLTVAAVTFANGGDNIGVYVPVFLNVGPVAVVAYCVVFLLLVAILVMLAKFIATRRPIAEVLERWEHVLFPIVLIGLGIVILVSGGAFGL
- the merA gene encoding mercury(II) reductase translates to MGMEETWDLVVIGSGGAAMAAGIEARSRGKSVLLVEHGVLGGTCLNVGCIPSKNLLAAAGRRHRALVNPFPGLPTGAGGVDLAALMAQKQELIDRLRQAKYTDVAEAHGFPVMYGHARFVDEQTLEVDGERVAGAAYIVATGSAAHIPALPGMDTIDPLTSTTAMELQDIPSSMVVLGGGYVGLEQAQLWSQLGVAVTLVGRLAPHAEPEVADVLRTVFADDGITVVEERAVALERTADGAVLVRTERGAQLTGQRLLVATGRHANTDDLGLDDAGVHTDDRRFITVDAHQRTSNPRIFAAGDVSGAPQYVYVAAQTGHAAAAGALGRPTTVDYRGLPSVTFTTPQLASAGLTEQQALAAGHECDSRVLDAQDIPRSLANRDTRGTLKVVVDAHTRKILGVHAALDGAGDVMLAATYAIKFGLTVDDLADTWAPYLTMSEALRICAGLFRSDMPTSCCA
- a CDS encoding heavy metal-responsive transcriptional regulator, with product MRIGELAEQAGMTTKTLRFYEQAQVLPQPARTASGYRDYDETSLARLRFVRAAQGAGLSLAEIRTIITVREDQGPPCGHVTALLDRHAAALDERIAELEATREEVRRLRDRAATLNPAACSEDGVCHVIPTH